A region from the Lycium barbarum isolate Lr01 chromosome 8, ASM1917538v2, whole genome shotgun sequence genome encodes:
- the LOC132606779 gene encoding pyruvate decarboxylase 1-like, protein MDAKIGSIDTCPPTHNDVGCLPSTNAVTIHTPTIPFNSSDSTLGRHLARRLVQVGVTDIFGVPGDFNLTLLDHLIAEPGLKFIGCCNELNAGYAADGYARSRGVGACVVTFTVGGLSVLNAIAGAYSENLPLICIVGGPNSNDYGTNRVLHHTIGLPDFSQELRCFQTVTCYQAVVNNLEDAHEMIDTAISTSLKESKPVYISVSCNLPGIPHPTFSREPVPFCISPRLSNKMGLEAAVEAAAEFLNKAVKPVIVGGPKLRVAKASDAFVELANVSGYAVAVMPSAKGMVPEHHPRFIGTYWGAVSTAFCAEIVESADAYLFAGPIFNDYSSVGYSLLLKKEKAIIVQPDRVTIANGPAFGCVLMKDFLSALAKRLKHNPTAHENYRRIYVPEGHPLKCEPKEALRVNVLFEHIQRLLSGDTAVIAETGDSWFNCQKLKLPEGCGYEFQMQYGSIGWSVGATLGYAQAAQEKRVIAFIGDGSFQVTAQDISTMLGCGQRTIIFLINNGGYTIEVEIHDGPYNVIKNWNYTGLVDAIHNGEGKCWTTKVRCEEELVEAIETATGAKKDCLCFIEVIVHKDDTSKELLEWGSRVSAANSRPPNPQ, encoded by the exons ATGGATGCAAAGATCGGTTCAATTGACACGTGTCCACCCACTCACAACGACGTAGGCTGTTTACCATCCACTAACGCCGTTACAATCCACACCCCAACCATCCCATTCAACTCATCAGACTCCACTTTAGGTCGTCACTTAGCACGCCGTTTAGTCCAAGTAGGCGTAACCGACATATTCGGTGTGCCGGGTGACTTCAACCTAACATTACTAGATCACCTTATAGCTGAACCAGGTCTTAAATTCATTGgttgttgtaatgaattaaaTGCTGGATATGCTGCTGATGGTTATGCTAGATCACGGGGTGTTGGTGCATGTGTTGTGACATTTACTGTTGGTGGATTAAGTGTGTTAAATGCTATTGCTGGTGCTTACAGTGAGAATCTACCTTTGATTTGTATTGTTGGTGGACCTAATTCTAATGATTATGGGACTAATAGAGTACTTCATCATACTATTGGGTTGCCTGATTTCAGTCAAGAACTTCGTTGCTTTCAAACTGTCACTTGTTACCAG GCTGTGGTGAATAACTTAGAGGATGCACACGAAATGATCGATACAGCAATATCTACGTCGTTGAAAGAGAGTAAGCCGGTTTATATAAGCGTAAGCTGTAACTTGCCAGGGATTCCACACCCAACTTTTAGCCGTGAACCTGTTCCATTTTGCATCTCTCCCAG ATTGAGTAACAAGATGGGTTTGGAAGCAGCAGTGGAGGCAGCTGCAGAGTTCTTAAACAAAGCTGTGAAACCAGTCATTGTGGGAGGACCAAAATTGCGCGTCGCAAAGGCATCTGATGCATTTGTTGAATTAGCGAATGTAAGTGGATATGCTGTTGCAGTGATGCCATCTGCTAAGGGGATGGTTCCAGAACACCACCCTCGTTTCATTGGAACTTATTGGGGTGCAGTGAGCACGGCCTTCTGCGCTGAAATTGTGGAATCTGCTGATGCTTACTTGTTTGCTGGACCTATTTTTAATGACTATAGCTCTGTTGGGTATTCTCTGCTTCTCAAGAAAGAGAAAGCAATCATTGTCCAGCCAGATCGTGTGACTATTGCGAATGGGCCTGCATTTGGTTGTGTCCTAATGAAGGATTTCCTTTCGGCATTGGCCAAGAGGCTAAAGCACAACCCGACTGCACACGAGAATTATCGAAGGATTTATGTTCCTGAGGGACATCCTCTCAAGTGTGAGCCTAAAGAGGCATTGAGAGTCAATGTTCTCTTTGAGCACATTCAGAGGTTGCTGTCTGGTGACACTGCTGTGATTGCTGAGACAGGGGATTCATGGTTCAATTGCCAGAAGCTTAAACTGCCTGAGGGATGCGG GTATGAGTTCCAAATGCAGTATGGATCTATTGGTTGGTCTGTTGGGGCAACTCTTGGTTATGCACAAGCAGCACAAGAAAAGAGGGTGATTGCTTTCATCGGTGATGGTAGCTTTCAG GTGACTGCTCAGGATATATCAACGATGCTAGGATGCGGGCAGAGGACCATCATCTTCTTGATAAACAATGGTGGTTACACAATTGAAGTTGAGATCCACGACGGACCTTACAATGTTATCAAGAACTGGAATTACACTGGACTTGTCGATGCAATCCACAACGGGGAAGGAAAATGTTGGACAACAAAG GTTCGTTGTGAAGAGGAGCTTGTGGAAGCAATTGAAACAGCAACTGGAGCCAAGAAAGACTGCCTGTGCTTCATTGAAGTGATTGTTCACAAGGATGACACCAGCAAAGAGCTGCTTGAATGGGGTTCTAGAGTCTCCGCAGCTAATAGTCGTCCGCCAAATCCACAGTAA
- the LOC132608158 gene encoding uncharacterized protein LOC132608158, whose protein sequence is MGKSINVYDLPRLQQQLAEVAPSECREVAEEMSVQIPKEDLDAQSSLNPEQERDFKIILRAVGCGRAGLFFVDGRGGTGKTFLYRALLANVRSRCMIALATASSGVAASILPRERIAHSMFEIPLQTNESSMTNMSKQSGAAKLIRKAKLLIWDEVSMPKRQTIETVDRRFRDIMDIDKPCGGKDIVFGGDFCQVLPVVPKSTKAETVNASLVKSYLWPLMEKIQFTRNMRARTDPTFSDFLLRVGNGEEPTIRDNLIPLPEQLTVKYGSDGNAEQSLINEIFPSLQQNASAAKYVTARAILASRNEHVNKINEKLITMFPGESKRFISFDSAEDDTNNY, encoded by the coding sequence ATGGGCAAAAGCATCAACGTATATGACCTACCCCGCCTTCAGCAACAGTTGGCCGAAGTTGCCCCATCAGAATGTAGAGAAGTGGCTGAAGAAATGTCCGTGCAAATACCGAAAGAAGATTTAGACGCACAATCAAGTCTAAATCCTGAACAAGAGCGTGATTTCAAAATAATATTGCGGGCAGTGGGTTGTGGAAGGGCTGGATTATTCTTTGTCGATGGACGTGGAGGAACTGGAAAAACATTCCTTTACCGTGCATTGCTGGCCAACGTTAGATCAAGATGTATGATTGCCTTGGCAACAGCATCCAGTGGCGTAGCAGCTTCAATTTTACCGAGAGAACGTATAGCTCACTCGATGTTTGAGATTCCCCTTCAAACAAATGAATCATCCATGACAAATATGTCAAAACAAAGTGGTGCTGCCAAATTGATTAGAAAAGCAAAACTACTTATATGGGATGAAGTGTCAATGCCCAAGCGACAAACAATAGAAACAGTTGACAGAAGATTTAGAGATATAATGGACATTGATAAGCCTTGTGGCGGGAAAGACATTGTTTTTGGAGGAGATTTCTGTCAGGTATTACCTGTTGTACCAAAATCTACAAAAGCAGAAACAGTTAACGCAAGCTTGGTGAAATCATATCTCTGGCCTTTGATGGAAAAGATCCAGTTTACTAGAAATATGAGAGCAAGAACTGATCCAACATTTAGTGACTTCTTACTTCGTGTTGGTAACGGAGAAGAGCCAACAATAAGAGACAATTTGATCCCCCTCCCAGAACAATTGACTGTCAAGTATGGTAGTGATGGAAACGCTGAACAAAGCTTAATAAACGAAATATTCCCATCGCTGCAACAAAATGCAAGCGCTGCAAAATATGTAACAGCGCGGGCTATCCTAGCAAGCAGAAATGAGCATGTTAATAAAATAAATGAGAAGTTGATAACAATGTTCCCGGGTGAAAGCAAAAGGTTCATTAGTTTTGACTCTGCAGAAGATGACACCAACAACTATTAG